In a single window of the Natronosalvus caseinilyticus genome:
- a CDS encoding Hsp20/alpha crystallin family protein has translation MSALRDALRDLSDAAFFDLLESDESYLLVLDVPGVSAETVDVAVEDGRIRIEARRQKNLPEEYHYLEENRPLFVDVDLPLPDDATESDAAASVDRGVLELALPKREGTDRTPIDVVSDSEDSAAGDADRDGNGDI, from the coding sequence ATGTCAGCGCTGCGCGACGCCCTCCGGGACCTCTCCGACGCCGCGTTCTTCGATCTCCTCGAAAGCGACGAATCCTACCTCCTCGTACTCGACGTGCCAGGGGTTTCCGCCGAAACCGTGGATGTCGCCGTCGAAGACGGCCGCATCCGGATCGAGGCTCGCCGCCAGAAGAATCTTCCCGAGGAGTACCACTACCTCGAGGAGAACCGCCCCCTCTTCGTTGACGTCGACCTCCCGCTACCCGACGACGCGACGGAATCCGACGCCGCGGCGAGCGTCGACCGCGGGGTGCTCGAACTCGCACTGCCGAAACGGGAGGGAACCGACCGGACGCCGATCGACGTCGTGAGCGATTCCGAGGACTCGGCCGCCGGAGACGCCGACAGAGACGGGAACGGAGACATCTAA
- a CDS encoding GIDE domain-containing protein — translation MSVLVLSLAALGVLLGLVLLGYGLRELGFAYRIFARDPHTVLDTPNGGSVELSGTVLAWDDVLESPFTETACVAVEYAVEEKRRKSTNNGSTTKWVEIDGGTLVVPFRLEDESGNVLVDPRGADLRLTEDARIRVEGGEAPPVPIARYIERDEDVSDENTSLSLGPLEISTGRDRRYLERRLDVGESVHLLGTARRDTTASRETGQVNAVVERSIPPESGLLACVRHRLFGPPFLLFDVSERRAARRVAVRGLLSTLAGVLFTVISLAVGAGGL, via the coding sequence ATGTCCGTCCTGGTCCTCTCTCTGGCCGCCCTCGGTGTGCTCCTGGGCCTCGTCCTTCTCGGCTACGGCCTCCGCGAACTGGGCTTCGCCTATCGCATCTTCGCACGCGACCCGCACACGGTGCTCGACACGCCCAACGGCGGGTCCGTCGAACTGTCCGGAACCGTACTCGCCTGGGACGACGTCCTCGAGTCGCCGTTCACCGAGACGGCCTGTGTCGCCGTCGAGTACGCCGTCGAGGAGAAACGCCGGAAGTCGACCAACAACGGAAGTACCACGAAGTGGGTCGAAATCGACGGCGGGACCCTGGTCGTGCCGTTCCGTCTCGAGGACGAGTCGGGGAACGTCCTGGTCGACCCGCGAGGGGCGGACCTGCGGCTCACTGAGGACGCGCGGATTCGCGTCGAGGGAGGCGAGGCGCCGCCGGTGCCGATCGCACGCTACATCGAGCGCGACGAGGACGTCTCCGACGAGAACACGAGCCTCTCACTCGGGCCGCTCGAGATTTCGACCGGACGGGATCGGCGCTACCTCGAGCGCCGGCTGGACGTCGGGGAGTCGGTCCACCTGCTCGGGACGGCTCGGCGCGACACGACGGCCTCTCGAGAGACGGGACAGGTGAACGCCGTCGTCGAGCGGTCGATCCCGCCGGAATCGGGCCTGCTGGCTTGCGTTCGCCACCGCCTGTTCGGCCCGCCGTTTCTGCTCTTCGACGTGAGCGAGCGCCGTGCGGCACGCCGCGTCGCGGTCCGAGGACTGCTTTCGACGCTCGCGGGCGTCCTGTTCACCGTTATCTCTCTCGCCGTCGGCGCCGGCGGCCTCTGA
- the glp gene encoding gephyrin-like molybdotransferase Glp → MKGADHDRTESGFRVRTRVDDAQSTLEAALEERSVRCDRERVTLSRADGRVLAEPITADVDVPHYERAAMDGYALRAADTFGASERSPAVLALEEQPDPETALPPKTARRVHTGSAVPADADAVVMLEHAESLGATGELEVLDAVAEGENLAPVGEDVEAGQNLYEPGHRLRPSDLGLLRSAGTDRPLVSSRPSVGVVPTGEEVVQADPDPGEVIETNGLTVSHLVERWGGHATHREVVTDDAEALRVAIQRDLTKDVVVTTGGSSVGQRDLLPEVIDDLGEVLVHGVALKPGHPVCLGIVEETPVLALPGYPVACLINAVQFLRPTLAWLQGTEATPHPTVTARLERKIASEPGTRTFARVSLEADEGVEQAHERHEEGEEGGELVATPTRASGSGVLSSVALADGWVVVPEEREGIPAGETVAVENWEPWF, encoded by the coding sequence ATGAAGGGTGCCGACCACGACCGCACGGAGTCAGGGTTCAGAGTCAGAACCCGCGTCGACGACGCCCAATCGACCCTCGAGGCCGCCCTCGAGGAGCGAAGCGTCCGGTGTGACCGGGAACGCGTGACGCTCTCACGCGCCGACGGCCGCGTCCTGGCCGAGCCGATCACCGCCGACGTCGACGTCCCCCACTACGAGCGAGCGGCGATGGACGGCTACGCCTTGCGAGCGGCCGACACGTTCGGTGCGAGCGAACGCTCACCCGCGGTCTTGGCCCTCGAGGAGCAGCCCGACCCCGAAACCGCGCTCCCCCCGAAAACGGCCCGTCGGGTCCACACCGGGAGCGCCGTCCCCGCCGACGCCGACGCGGTCGTCATGCTCGAACACGCCGAATCGCTCGGGGCGACGGGCGAACTCGAGGTGCTCGACGCTGTCGCCGAGGGCGAAAACCTCGCGCCCGTCGGGGAAGACGTCGAGGCCGGCCAGAACCTGTACGAACCGGGCCATCGACTGCGCCCCTCGGACCTCGGCCTCCTTCGGTCGGCGGGGACCGACCGGCCACTCGTCTCGAGTCGGCCGTCCGTCGGCGTCGTGCCGACGGGCGAGGAGGTCGTCCAGGCCGATCCCGACCCCGGCGAGGTGATCGAGACCAACGGGCTGACGGTCTCGCATCTGGTCGAGCGCTGGGGTGGACACGCGACCCACCGCGAGGTCGTGACGGACGACGCCGAGGCGCTTCGCGTGGCGATCCAGCGCGACCTGACGAAGGACGTCGTCGTCACGACCGGCGGCTCCTCGGTGGGCCAGCGGGATCTCCTACCGGAGGTGATCGACGACCTCGGCGAGGTGCTGGTCCACGGCGTCGCGCTGAAACCCGGTCACCCGGTCTGTCTCGGCATCGTCGAGGAAACGCCGGTGCTCGCGTTGCCGGGGTATCCGGTGGCGTGTCTCATCAACGCGGTCCAGTTCCTGCGGCCGACGCTCGCGTGGCTCCAGGGGACCGAGGCGACCCCGCATCCGACGGTGACGGCGCGTCTCGAGCGAAAGATCGCCTCGGAGCCAGGAACGCGAACGTTCGCCCGGGTGTCGCTCGAGGCGGATGAGGGAGTCGAGCAGGCGCACGAGCGACACGAGGAAGGGGAAGAAGGTGGGGAGCTGGTCGCGACCCCCACGCGAGCGAGCGGGTCGGGCGTACTCTCGAGCGTCGCGCTAGCCGATGGCTGGGTCGTCGTCCCGGAGGAGCGAGAGGGGATTCCGGCGGGCGAAACGGTAGCAGTGGAGAACTGGGAGCCCTGGTTCTGA
- a CDS encoding ABC1 kinase family protein, which translates to MGTLRAYRRFVVVAWHFLPLLLAYARDRRRWIVFGRPRRVGSETHRERAEVLLESLLTLGPTFIKLGQLLSTRPDVLPPAYIDVLSALQDEVPPADWADARVVLEEDIGPVETRFQDFDTDAISGASLGQVYRASIGGDDVAVKIRRPGIEALVEADLRVVRWSLPVLIRFVDESRSFSLENLADEFAKTIREEMDYHREARMLAEIRSNFADDDRFLIPEVYEGYSSDRVLTMEYLGGTKINRVDELDAKGVDRQQVAENLQRSYLQMIIDDGVFHADPHPGNLAVTDDGRIVFYDFGMSGRVDAFVQDRIVEFYIAIANQDIDAILDSLIAIGTLSPEADRAVMADVMELAIADARGEDIEQYRVQQIVGQIEDSIYEFPFRLPKNLALVLRVATVVEGVCVTLDPDFDFIATATDYLTEQGYREESIQRVLEDTAGEVRDASRSAVRIPPKLERTLDRFDRDDQFVRVGVEDSDQVFATLAKRLVYGMLLTMSLFSMGVLYALDAPIAAVVAAIFSAVLSIVLYWSFRTPSSISTKPQFTRQNLRQRREQE; encoded by the coding sequence CTGGGCACCCTTCGCGCGTATCGACGGTTCGTCGTCGTCGCGTGGCACTTCCTGCCGCTGTTACTGGCGTACGCCCGCGACCGCCGTCGCTGGATCGTCTTCGGACGGCCACGCCGCGTCGGTTCGGAGACCCACCGCGAGCGCGCGGAAGTCCTGCTCGAGTCGTTGCTCACCCTCGGTCCGACGTTCATCAAACTCGGGCAGTTGCTCTCGACGCGACCGGACGTCCTCCCCCCGGCGTACATCGACGTGCTCTCGGCCCTCCAGGACGAGGTACCACCGGCCGACTGGGCCGACGCGCGAGTCGTGCTCGAGGAGGACATCGGCCCGGTCGAGACCCGCTTTCAGGACTTCGATACCGACGCAATCAGCGGTGCCAGCCTGGGACAGGTCTACCGCGCATCGATCGGCGGCGACGACGTCGCCGTGAAGATCCGGCGGCCGGGAATCGAGGCCCTCGTCGAGGCCGACCTCCGGGTGGTCCGGTGGTCGCTCCCGGTACTGATCCGGTTCGTCGACGAGTCCCGGTCGTTCTCCCTCGAGAACCTCGCCGACGAGTTCGCGAAGACGATTCGCGAGGAGATGGACTACCATCGCGAGGCCCGGATGCTCGCCGAGATTCGCTCGAACTTCGCCGACGACGATCGGTTTCTCATCCCGGAGGTGTACGAGGGCTACTCGAGCGACCGGGTCCTGACGATGGAGTACCTCGGCGGGACGAAGATCAACCGCGTCGACGAACTCGACGCGAAGGGAGTCGACCGCCAGCAGGTCGCAGAGAACCTCCAGCGGTCGTACCTCCAGATGATCATCGACGACGGGGTCTTTCACGCCGATCCTCACCCCGGAAACCTGGCGGTGACCGACGACGGACGGATCGTCTTCTACGACTTCGGAATGAGCGGCCGCGTCGACGCCTTTGTCCAGGACAGGATTGTCGAGTTCTACATCGCGATCGCCAACCAGGATATCGATGCAATCCTCGATTCCCTCATCGCGATCGGGACGCTGAGTCCCGAGGCCGATCGGGCCGTGATGGCCGACGTGATGGAACTCGCCATCGCCGACGCGCGCGGCGAGGACATCGAGCAGTATCGCGTCCAGCAGATCGTGGGCCAGATCGAGGACTCGATCTACGAGTTTCCGTTCCGCCTCCCGAAGAACCTCGCGCTCGTGCTTCGGGTGGCGACCGTGGTCGAGGGCGTCTGCGTGACCCTCGACCCCGACTTCGACTTCATCGCCACGGCGACGGACTACCTGACCGAACAGGGCTACCGCGAGGAGTCGATCCAGCGGGTCCTCGAGGACACTGCGGGCGAGGTCAGGGACGCCAGTCGATCCGCGGTCAGGATCCCGCCGAAACTCGAGCGGACGCTCGACCGTTTCGACCGGGACGACCAGTTCGTCCGGGTTGGGGTCGAGGACAGCGATCAGGTGTTCGCCACCCTGGCGAAGCGACTGGTCTACGGCATGCTCCTGACCATGTCGCTGTTCTCGATGGGGGTGCTCTACGCGCTCGACGCACCCATCGCGGCGGTCGTCGCGGCGATCTTTTCGGCCGTCCTCTCGATCGTCCTCTACTGGTCGTTCCGGACGCCGAGTTCCATCTCGACGAAACCGCAGTTCACGCGCCAGAATCTCAGGCAGCGTCGGGAGCAGGAGTAA